One genomic segment of Clostridium estertheticum subsp. estertheticum includes these proteins:
- a CDS encoding uracil-DNA glycosylase: MVIEKINCSKCIYYYITWDPAFPKGCKLYGFKSPNLPSILVKQSSGIACGKFTPKERK, encoded by the coding sequence ATGGTAATCGAAAAGATAAATTGTTCTAAATGCATATATTACTATATTACTTGGGATCCAGCTTTCCCCAAAGGCTGCAAACTTTATGGTTTTAAATCTCCAAATTTACCTTCCATACTAGTAAAACAATCATCTGGGATAGCTTGTGGTAAATTTACACCAAAAGAAAGAAAGTAA